The genomic interval CGCCGACGAGTTCATCGCCTCGTCGTGGGAGGGCATGCAGTTCCAGGGCAAGCAGACCGGCATCCCGCTGGACTCGGGTCCCATGGTGCTCATCTACAACAAGGACCTGTTCGACGCGGCCGGGATCAGCGCTCCGCCGAAGACCTGGGACGAGTACTCGGCCGCAGCTGCCGCCATCCACGCCCACGACCCCGAGGCCTACCTCGCCAACAGCGGTGACGCCGGCTTCATGACGAGCATGTTCTGGGCCGCAGGCGGCCAGCCGTTCAAGACCGAGGGCGAGAACGTCACGATCGACGTCGAGGAGCCGAAGACCAAGCAGTTCATCGACTTCTGGTCTGACGAGCTCGCATCCGGCAACTACTCGTCGCTGTCGACCTGGTCGGACGAGTGGAGCAAGGCGCTCACGCAGGGCAAGCTCGGCTCGCTGCTGATGGGCGGCTGGATGATCAGCGGCATGGACGACTACAGCACCGGCAACTGGCGCGTCGCCCAGATCCCGTCCTTCGACGGCAGCGCCATGTCGGCGATGAACGGCGGCAGTGGCCTCGCGGTGAGCGAGCAGAGCGAGAACAAGGCTCTTGCCGCCGCGGTCCTGCAGTTCATGGCAACAGGTGAGGGCCGCACGATCCAGAACACCAACGGCTTCCCCGGCACCACCGCGATCATGGACGAC from Microbacterium sp. H1-D42 carries:
- a CDS encoding sugar ABC transporter substrate-binding protein is translated as MTYSRSNTKRALAAIGAGALLIGALSACTPGGSGDGDKPSSGGTQADIDAALEKGGTLTWWTWGDEAQLQADAFTKEHPNVKFDIVMMDNPGAVVTKVQNAVKAGKGAPDLIPVEYQTVPQLAMGGALADMSDWGLGDYADEFIASSWEGMQFQGKQTGIPLDSGPMVLIYNKDLFDAAGISAPPKTWDEYSAAAAAIHAHDPEAYLANSGDAGFMTSMFWAAGGQPFKTEGENVTIDVEEPKTKQFIDFWSDELASGNYSSLSTWSDEWSKALTQGKLGSLLMGGWMISGMDDYSTGNWRVAQIPSFDGSAMSAMNGGSGLAVSEQSENKALAAAVLQFMATGEGRTIQNTNGFPGTTAIMDDPAWLDVEFPAYDGQKANQEGKLSSENVVAGWQYLPFQGYANDIFADTAGKAIADGTSLSDGLLAWQDDLVAYGNEQGFSVNK